One window of Canis lupus baileyi chromosome 21, mCanLup2.hap1, whole genome shotgun sequence genomic DNA carries:
- the OR6Q1 gene encoding olfactory receptor 6Q1 — MQPYAQNWTHVTEFVMVGFAGVHEARLLFFTVFLTMYLFTLVENLAIILVVALNHRLHRPMYFFLTHLSCLEIWYTSVTVPKMLAGFIGVDGGKNISYTGCLSQLFIFTFLGATECFLLAAMAYDRYVAICMPLRYGALVSWGTCIRLAAACWLVGLLTPVLPIYLMSQLTFCGPNVIDHFFCDVSPLLALSCSDVTLKETTDFLVSLMVLLVSSTVISVSYGNIVWTLLHIRSAAERRKAFSTCAAHLTVVSLFYGTLFFMYVRTKVASSINFNKVVSVFYSIVTPMLNPLIYSLRNKEVKGALGRAFSLRSWKGQ, encoded by the coding sequence ATGCAGCCATATGCCCAAAACTGGACCCATGTAACAGAGTTTGTCATGGTGGGCTTTGCTGGGGTGCATGAAGCACGCCTTCTCTTCTTTACAGTCTTTCTCACCATGTACCTGTTCACCTTGGTGGAGAACTTGGCCATCATCTTGGTGGTGGCTTTGAACCATCGGCTACACAGACCCATGTATTTCTTCCTGACACACTTGTCCTGCCTTGAAATTTGGTACACTTCAGTGACGGTGCCTAAGATGCTGGCTGGTTTTATTGGGGTAGATGGGGGCAAGAATATCTCCTACACTGGCTGTCTATCCCAACTCTTCATCTTTACCTTCCTGGGGGCAACTGAGTGTTTTCTACTGGCtgccatggcctatgaccgctatgtggccatttgtatgcctCTTCGATATGGGGCCTTGGTGTCGTGGGGCACCTGCATCCGTCTGGCAGCTGCTTGTTGGCTGGTGGGCCTCCTCACACCTGTTTTGCCTATCTACCTCATGTCCCAGCTGACATTTTGTGGTCCCAATGTCATCGACCACTTCTTCTGTGATGTCTCACCACTGCTAGCCTTGTCCTGCTCAGATGTCACCCTGAAGGAGACCACAGACTTCCTAGTCTCTCTGATGGTGCTCCTGGTCTCCTCTACAGTCATTTCTGTGTCCTATGGCAACATCGTCTGGACGTTGCTGCACATCCGTTCGGCTGCTGAGCGCAGAAAGGCTTTCTCCACTTGTGCAGCTCACCTGACAGTGGTGAGCCTCTTCTATGGCACTCTTTTCTTTATGTATGTCCGGACCAAAGTGGCCTCCTCCATCAACTTCAACAAGGTAGTGTCTGTCTTCTACTCCATTGTCACACCAATGCTCAACCCCCTCATCTACAGTCTTCGGAACAAGGAGGTGAAGGGAGCTCTGGGCCGAGCCTTTTCCCTCAGGTCTTGGAAAGGTCAgtga